From the Penaeus vannamei isolate JL-2024 chromosome 20, ASM4276789v1, whole genome shotgun sequence genome, the window TGAGAGTAGGAAAGAGTTTAGCGTGCAGCGGCCGCGTCTGCAACAATCTTTTACTTCTCATCTATCTGTCACCAACAGCAATGTACCttatcatttttctctgtctcctcgcaGAACCAAGATGCCCATAGACCTATACTACATGCCCATGTCGGCTCCCTGCCGGTCGGTAATGCTGACGGCCAAGGCAGTGGGCGTCGATCTCAACCTGAAGCTGCTCGACCTGACGGCGGGAGAGCACATGAAGCCCGAGTTCGTGGCCATCAATCCCCAGCACTGCATCCCCACCTTGGTCGACGGGGACCTGAAGCTGTGGGAGAGGTACGTGTGTGAGAGGCGCTGTTGTTCGGGTCTCGTGTCTCTGATCTCAGACGTTTTCGAAAGGGTGTCTAAACGCATAGTGGATACACAAGAAGGTTCAACATCACAGAGACTTTCCTGACCCACACTAATCCTAGATCTTCCCTTTGCCATATCAAATAGCCCAAAATATCATGGAAGTAACACAGCTCTCTTAAAAACCAAAATTGCAATCCTTATGTCTCCAGCCGCGCCATCTGCACCTACCTGGCATCCAAATACGGCAAGGACGACTCCCTCTACCCGTCCGACCCGAAGACGCGCGCCCTCGTCGACCGCCTCCTCTACTTCGACATGGATAGGTTGTATTTCCGCTTCGGCGAATATGTGGTGAGTGGTTCCTCTGATTCTTGctttcatgcattttttttcgtttattcgcTCTTacagttattttttctattgttattattattatgatttcaaaAGATACTTCCTATTTATTGCACTGTTTGCAAATGATAAGTATTCATGCTTGTGTACCATATTCATATAATTAAAGACGAAAAAAATCGGCGATAAAAATGTATGATAAACACATAACTGActgctctgccccccccccccccgccccccctccagtATCCCGTGATGTTCTTCGGGCAGGAGAAGCTCGACCCGGCGAAGCTGGAGAAGCTGCACGAAGCCCTGGGCTGGCTCGACGGGTTCCTGGCCGGCCACGACTGGGCCGTCGGCAACAGCGTCACCGTGGCCGACTTCGTCCTGGTCGCCTCCGTGTCCACCTTCGAGGTGAGCGGCATCGACCTGAGCAAGCACAGGAACGTGACGGCGTGGCTGGCGCGCTGCAAGAACGGCCTGCGGGGCTACCACGAGGCGAACACCCCCGGCGTGAATGACATCGGCAAGATGGCCAAGGCGAAGCTTGCAGGCAAGTAGGGGCGCGGCTTTTGCGAGGGCGCCACTGGGAGTGGGAGTTCCTCTCGAAAAGGCTCTGTCACATGTAAGACAATcaaccgagagagggagagtgaacggAGATTTAGAATGACGAATACTACTGCTTTTCCCCAAAATAAAGGAGTGACAGTTGCCGTATCTTTAATTTCTTAACCTTATTTGATCTTGAGCTTGAGCTACAAGaacttttttttcaaatgctAATCTTAATCCTCATCCATTTCGACCATACATCTTAGTCTACACAGAAATACGATGAGAACCTGGATTCCTGGAACCTGGAATTATACCAACTGGAGGAAAAAGGTGGGTTGGGTAAGAGGCTAAGGCAGTAAGTTATGACACTTTTCTGAAGACGTTTACTGTAAACAAAGGTGATTGcttatctttttattctaattGAAGTTAAAGTGAATTATTAAAGCCTTAATTCTGCTCTATTTGGACCGTGTAAACTTAAAACACAAATCAAGCAAATACAATCATAAGTACATACGACTATGAAAAGGTTAAAAGCGTAAAGGCAATTACTAAACAAGGTAAAAGTAAAGGAATTATTAGAAAATCATACACAAAATAATAAGACAAAGTTAAAACATTCTTTAAAAGAAAACTTCCCTCGTTTATCCACTGTAAAGATTATTCTGCTTTCCTCCTAGCCAGCTCTGTGCAACATAGCGCTCTCTCCTTTGCAGATAATCAGcctgtttgttagaattgtgcgaggctcgacccagtaaatatacatatatacggacctGCATTTACACAGCAATAaattcatatctgtctatctatctgagagatatacatttatttctgtgtatatagtgGTCCGTAttatgaatattcactgggtcgggtttcgcacaattttaacaaaccggccgattgtgACTAGTGATTACGTCATCCGAAGATATATTACGTCATAGGTCGTTTATTACGTCATTTGCCATTAGCCATTTTTAACAAATTATCTCTTCACTAATTTTTCACTCATTTCGTCATGAATTGTCCTTTTCATTACCTGTCATTTATTACGTCACCTGTCAGTCATTACGTCGTGGGGTATTCAGTGCGTCAGCTACTATCTACATAGCGTCACGTCATCTGTCACTTGCTTTACAGTGTCATGTGTCATGTCGCAATTACTATATGTTTCAGAGCGTCTCATACTTTTTGATGTgaaattattagttattatcactacAGAAATCATGATTTGGTGTCAAATTAATCAAGCAATGATaaagaggaatatatatgtgtgtgtattgtatgtatgtatatatgtgtgtgtgggtggatgtgtttgcacacacacacacacacacacacacacccacacaaacacacacaaacacacccacacaaacacacacaaacacacacacacacacacacacacacacaaacacacacccacacacacacacacacatatatatgtctcagATCCACCTCCAGTACGTGGACAAGGAACTGCTGACGTCAAGAATTCCTTTGCCGTTTACATGCTCCGTCACTGGCATGGAAGAGCGCGGCCCAACGTATGCCAAGTTGTGCTGGTGTTGCAGTTCTATGCTGTTGCCTTATCTGAGGATTGTTATATACGAATCTTTCATAATAAATCTGCTTTTACAGATATAGTTATACATTATTCATCATATACTACGGTTGATGAAACCTTACTGAGGGTCACAATAAGATATTACTGCATATACAGCATGACTATGCAAACATACGTATTCaccctaagacacacacacatgtatatatacattatgtaaataaatatatatatatatatatatatatatatatatatatatatatatatatatatatatatatatatatatatatatatatatatatatatatatatatatatatatatatatatatatatataactgaaggTGCTCTATATAACAAAGAATATAACGATGAGCGGGAAGCCAGAGAAGCTGGCTAACTATATTgtatccaaaaaaagaaaaaaaaagaaaagaaaatgaaataggccTGTTATTGACCAACCTGCTAAGGAAGTCAGCCCTCAGACATGTTAAGTAATTGGACTTCTGTAGATACTAATAGAATAAGACCGACTACGAATGGCCTTGGGTtctcagggggggggaggggtgtggactGAAGCTTGGGCCCCAGGGATGAAAATCGGCCGAAAAAAGAAACaccggtctccccccccccttcgaaatCTGCGTCTGTTTGTTAGCCAGACTGACCTAACTGAGGATTTTCTTGGGTCTTGTTAACTTATATTTAGCATTCTTAAATAAGAAACCATGAAATTCTTCCTTCAATACGCGTGGGATATTTTCCCTGTGTTAGTAGCAACACAGCTATTGCACGAGAATTTATAAACAATTGGATAGAGACTCCATACCATTAGATTGGGTCTTATGGTGGctgccatatcttcgtccacatacacgaattccctcttcatgttggcaatcagccctaacattttatggaccttttcatgtatatgatcatttgggcttagGTATCTGTTTATGATTAgcccaagtttttttttccctgtcagctgtttaatattgcgtctcctattttttattggaatagtgggcgctctctcttcctctctctcgcatatatatatatgtatatatacatatgtatatatgtatatatttatatatatatatatatatatatatatatacatatacatgtatatatgtatatatgtatatatatatacatatatatatgtatatatatatacatatatatatggatatatgtatatatatgtatatgcatgtatatatgtatatttatacataatcaatatctatctatctatctatctatctatctatctatctatctatctatctatctatatatatatatatatatatatatatatatatatatgtgtgtgtgtgtgtgtgtgtgtgtgtgtgtgtgtgtgtgtgtgtgtgtgtgtgtgtgtgtgtgtgtgtgtgtgtgtgtgagtgtgtgtgtttatgcaccaATAATCTATGCTGCAAACATAGACTTGCGTGCATGCTTGGCACGCAGCCAGACAGGTAAACTAATTGATATGCAAATCAAGTAgaggtgtatgtgagtgtttgagagagagagagagagagagagagagagagagagagagagagagagagagagagagggagggagggagggagggagggagggaggaaggaaggaagggagggagggagggagtgagagagagagacagagagacagagacagacataggcagagacaaagagagagagagagagatgagagagaaagagagagagagagaaagagagagagagagatagaaagaaagagacagacagaaaatattcTGTTCGGCCCTTATACCTCCTTCTGGAAGGATCCCACTTCTATCTCCATCAGTTTCCAGTCACTCgcagatttatttatctatttatttaatgcGAGTCGTTCGAACTTGCAAAAATaggccaaaaatatatatatgacaacagTAACATATAACAGCGAGACGAGGTAGATTCCATGACAGAATCGAGGTCTATCAAGGTCAGATTCTGCCAGCGTCTGTATCACCACCTCATCAACTGCCTCATTCCGGTATTCTGTACACGCGGTCAGACTCCTCCGGTTGGGAAGCCCGGATGTCCAGATGCAacactcgctttttttctctcttttttatctacctCTATTGTTCTGTTccctgttttttatatatatattttttaatccatAATTTTAGagtatatagttatattatttttttttctagtttcttctttttggttctttttttagaGGTTAGTGTTGGTTGGTATGCGATGCCGAATTTGGGTTTTTGTCTTGCATTGCTTGTCCTTTGCTGTGGCGACGTACCTGTTGCATGGCATGTCCTTTGCAGAGGGGGGACTGGTCTGTGGGTTCGTGCTTGGAGACAGAAGGGAATAAGGCAAAGGAATTGTACCGGTTACAACGATTTCGGGAAAAGATGACCCGGTACTGAATCTTGAGGGAAATTGAATAGAAAGATGTTTGATGTCTTTTTTTAAGTTGATGAAGCATCTTTTTCCATCGGGAATGTTTAAATAACTGAGTAAAACAACGTttatatagaagaaaaagaaaaaaacctaaCTAAAAATAAAATTTCTTACAAGTTTGAGCAATTTCGCTTTCAACTTTTTACCTTAGCGAGTATTTTGCCGGAGGAGGCAGGTTTTTGCACTGTCGGGTAGTGTCTGTGGTGAGGTTAGTGGGTTATGTCTGTTTTGTCGAATTTCCGCCCTTTTGCCTTCTCTCgacttttcatttccattttctttcttattattttctattgttattcccATATATGCCGAAAATGTTACCGAGATGATTTTGGATTGGCGTTATATACTTACCTTTGAGTGCGAATCTAAACCACAGCTAAATTATCGATGAAAAGGTTCAAAAGTGATTACAACCTCTTATGACTAACTAGTAATTAATTAGATTAAACAATATCTTATGTTTTTCTTAAGCTGTCATTTATAGTGTCACATGTATTATACATCATCAATAAAATATTTTAATGGACGTATTTAACCTCTTATGACTAACAAgtaattaattatattaaacaACATCTTATGTTTTTCTTACGCTGTCATTTATTGTGTCGTGTATTATGCATCaattaaatatttcttttaataGACGTATCTACTCGTTCCTAAGAGAAATGCAGTATTCAGTGGCACCAAACGCGTTTCAGATCCGCCTTCTTCAACAAATAAAGGAGAAACAGTCTGCAAATTCTTGGGTACGAGAGAAACGCAAGTAAGCATGACTTGCAAGTCTATGACTGCCAAATGCAAGCAATGCCAAAACTTATTTAattatttgctttgtttgttcGCGACAAACCAACAGTGGGAGCATATATTCGTGCAATATACAAACCTCTTCTAGAATATTTATTTTGTAGTAAATGGtaagttttttttaaatgtataagTTGAGGAAGTATTGGAATCTCTCGGGCAGACATATTCGTAGCTCGCGCGGGATAACAGGTGGTCAGGTTTGAACAATATCTAAAGGACAGGAACAATCTATTCAAATAAACATACGTAGAGGATATgaatacacagaaagaaaaaggaaaaaaatagccaAATTGATCTGTATTCTTTGCCCAAGAAGACAACTATGTTCCCCCGTGTTAAAATATCTGTCGGGTATTACAACACGTCTCTTTGCTGGCGTCTGACCGTCACGAGCGCGGGCGGCTGGGGGCGTGCGGGCTGGACAGGAATCTCAAATTGCTTCAATGTATCGGGCGGGGTGTAAATGAAGCCTGAATCATCAATCTTGGGCGTTGTGGTCCTTCTGTGGTTGACGGGGACTTCGTGTCGGGTGAAAAGGCAGTGTTTAGATTCCTTGGTaaagctgattttttttctttcgttttttttttccttctggtaGATTAGATGTATGAGTTATTCTTAATTGACTTTGATTATTGTAAATGAAAATTTCAAATTCCCTACGTTATCCCCAGCACTTTTTAACAGCTTGCTTCGGTGCTGACATCAGCTGACGTCAATCGCCATCAGACTCGCCATCTGTCGGCTCAAAATCCACAAGGACAGCTCTCGTGGGTGCTTATGGATCCACATCCTGCATCTCGACATCGGCATGCTGGATTTCCATCATGGAGAGAGCCTGTGGTGACTGGTTGTCTTGGGTCTTCTCCGGAACGAGTAGGTTTGGTGCGGCCATTGTTACCAAATCCTGTGGTTGGAGGTTCTGCTCAGCCAAACCTTACAGTGTATTGGATAACTACGAATAACTGAATTTTTAGCTTCATTTACATTAACTACCAGGATAATCTTGAGGTTCCTGAAACTACTGACACCAAATACGAGAAGAAGCAGGCCCGGTTTCAAGCCGATTTGACCGATTTCATCCAATTGGGCCCCGCAACTGAAGGAACCCGGGCCAGCAAAgtccttttttatcatataacaaaaacaataaaactctTCACATTGCCTTTCAAAAAGTTATTATACCAAGCATATGATGTTCATTCGTGTTTTGTTGGTTTGCAAGTATTTTTAAATGtaatataaacatccataaattTTAGTATATAGAACAGGGGCCCTACCATCAGTTTTCTAATTGGGCCCAGAAATTCCTAGCACCGAGCCTGAAAAGAAGTCCCGTAAAGTTGCACGAAGTTCTAGATCGATCTAGGACCCTCGCCAACTTCGTCCAGAGGTCAGTCAAATAATCAACAGGTAAACACCAATTAGGGCGTACGAGTGGCCTGCCAATCGTCATCACAATATCCACGTCATCACCGTGGCGGAATGGTGGTGCTACATCCACGTACGTCGATAATGGCCCATTCCGCTCCTTCTCCACCGTCGACAGTGAGAGACATCGTACGAACGGCAACACGACGGCGAATAGGGGAGCCAATATGCCTAACGTTGGCGAATAAACGATTTCTGGGCGAGAGAGCTTGGCAAACAGACCCtagatatcatattatatcatgttATAAGCTTGCTAAACAATCGTAATGgttgttattactcttgttacgTGAAAAGTACGTTGATGTGGTCCTCCAGGGAAGAACTTTGTCTGTTTGGGCtttaatgacaagagaaatataTAAGGGGTGGCATTTTTTACTACTTACTCCACACAAGCTTCTCGACTGCAGAAAATGTACTAAAAGAAAATGTACTAAAAGTCAGTACGTCATTTTGCGATGAAGATCGATTTTCTTAGTAAATGCCGAATGTAGTAGCAGGTATACTATTAGCCTGTCCTCAACCTACAAATCATTaaatgtacgtgtacacacacacacacacacacacacacacacacacacacacacagtaaatacAATGCACTAAACAAAAAGTTGTACCACATCCCAAGCACAAAGATCCTCCCCACAGGTACCTGGCGGACGTGATGTaaatccctccccctttttttgagttatctttattcattttttttctttctctctttcctttttacgaCTTGCCAGCGTTGCAATTCAAGGATAAAGGCACGAGAATTGCACAGCAGCGGGTGGATTCCCTGACTCGTCGACGGGAAGCCAGCGGGAGTGACTCATGCTTCCCGttggtgcttctctctctctctctctcggcttggCGTGACGAGGCGCTTGTGTCTCGCTTCGTGGGGCCGATGTGCGGGAGGGGCGGAAGTGAGGGCGGGGGgttttgtgggcgtgggcgtggggtggggggggaggttgtggaacGGAACGCGAAAGGTACTTAGCTTCTTTGGTTGATGGCTGAGAAAACGGGAGTAAAGTAGGAGTACCCGGACGTATGCACACAGGCAgggacacgcacgcatacacacacgcacgggcacgcacgcatacacacgcacacatgtatactaaccctaaacacacacacaagtgggcacacagacacacacacgcacaaacccacacacacagtctcacacacacacatatatatatatacaagcacatatacatatacattcatacaaatatatatacatgtgtgtgcgtgcaaatatatatatatatatatatatatatatatatatatatatatgtgtgtgtgtgtgtgtgtgtgtgtgtgtgtgtgtgtgtgtgtgtttgtgtgtgtgtgtgtgtatatatatgtatatatatatatatatatatatatatatatatatgtctgtatgcaaatatatatatatatatatatatatatatatatatatatatatataatatatgcatgtatatgtatgcatacatacatatatatttaaacattctcacacgcacgcgcacacacacacacacacacacacacacacacacacacacacacacacacacacacacacacacacacacacacacacacacacacacacacacacacacacacacacacacacacacacacacacacacacacacacacttatatgtacatacatacatacatatatatatatatacacatatatacacatatatatatatatatatgcgtgtgtgtgtgtatatatatatatatatataaatatatatatatataaatatatatgtacatatatgtatatatatacatatacatatgtatatgaatatatttatatatatacatatatacacatatatatacatatatatacatatatatacttatatattcatatatatacttatatattcatatatatacttatatattcatatatatatatttatatatttatatatatatacatatgtatatatacataaatacatatacatgtacatatatatagatacatatatatatacatatatatatatatatatatatatatatatatatatgtatatatatacaaatatatacacatacacacccacacacatatatgtgtatatatatatatatatatatatatatatatatatatatatatatatatatatgtatatttatgtatatacaaatgtaaacatatgtgtatatatatatatatatatatatatacatacatatatatacatacgtgtattataaatatatacctcatttacacacacacacacacacacagacacacacacacacacacacacacacacagacacacacacacagacacacacagacacacacagacacacacagacagacacacacacacacacacacacacacacacacacacacacacacacacacatatatatatatatatatatatatatatatatatatatatatatatatatatatatatatatatatatatatatattgtacacactgaactgcatgagcacacacacacggaacttTGTCAGTAAAACATTCGCACTAGACTTTCTTTCACCTCTTTTAAGTAGGCATCCACGACAGCGACCTTCACTAGCTTCAGGTGACTTGCTTGTGCTTAAACACTTGTTGAGAAAATCTGCGATCGACCTTGACAGCTGAGCCGTAGGTAGGCCTGGCTATTCATAACGCCTTTGCTTTGTACTTCCGTCACTCTCTAAACACCAt encodes:
- the LOC113821236 gene encoding glutathione S-transferase 1; its protein translation is MPIDLYYMPMSAPCRSVMLTAKAVGVDLNLKLLDLTAGEHMKPEFVAINPQHCIPTLVDGDLKLWESRAICTYLASKYGKDDSLYPSDPKTRALVDRLLYFDMDRLYFRFGEYVYPVMFFGQEKLDPAKLEKLHEALGWLDGFLAGHDWAVGNSVTVADFVLVASVSTFEVSGIDLSKHRNVTAWLARCKNGLRGYHEANTPGVNDIGKMAKAKLAGK